GGTGGCCGCTGGCGCGGTGCTTCTGCGACGACACCGTCGCCTCGGCCTGCGACCACTGCGCCAGCAGCACGCGGCATTCGTCGAGGAACCCCGTGCCCTGCTCGGTCAGCGCGAGCCGCCGCGTGGAGCGGTGGATCAGTTGCGTGCCCAGGCGGCGTTCCAGCGCGTCGATGCGCCGGCCCATCATCACCGGCGTGATGCCCGCGTGCAGCGCGGCCGCCGCCAGGCTGCCGTGCTCCATGACCATCACGAAGGCCTCGATTTCCTTGAAGCGGTCCATGGGCGCATGTTAACCCTGCCACGTGCGCGACTCCATACCCAGAGTATCGAATCAACGTACCGATATGGGCATTCTCAAGAGTATGGGTTCTCCCTAGCATGGGTGCCAGTCCATCAACCCTGGTAAGGAATCGCATCATGGCCCGTATGACCGCGGCGCAAGCCGCCATCTGTGTGCTCGAGAAGGAAGGCATTTCGCAGGCATTCGGCGTGCCCGGTGCCGCCATCAACCCGTTCTACGCGGCCATGCGCCAACGCGGCAGCATCGCCCACATCCTGGCGCGGCACGTCGAAGCCGCCTCCCACATGGCCGAGGGCTACACCCGCGCGCGCGCCGGCAACATCGGCCTGTGCATCGGCACCAGCGGCCCGGCGGGCACCGACATGATCACCGGCCTGTATTCCGCGCAGGCTGACAGCATCCCCATCCTCTGCGTCACTGGCCAGGCGCCGCGCGCGCGGCTCTACAAGGAAGACTTCCAGGCGGTAGACATCGAGAGCATCGCCAAGCCGGTCACCAAGTGGGCGGTGACGGTGCGCGAACCCGCGCTGGTGCCACGCGTGTTCCAGCAGGCCTTCCACCTCATGCGCTCAGGCCGCCCCGGGCCGGTGCTGATCGACCTGCCGTTCGACGTGCAGATGGCCGAGATCGAGTTCGACCCCGACACCTACGAACCGCTGCCGGTCTACAAGCCCGCCGCGAGCCGCAAGCAGATCGAGAAGGCGCTGGACATGCTCGCCGCGTCCACCAAGCCACTGATCGTGGCCGGTGGCGGCATCCTCAACGCCGACGCGGCCGACCTGCTCGTCGAGTTCGCCGAGCTCACCGGCGTGCCGGTGATTCCCACGCTCATGGGCTGGGGCACGATTCCGGACGACCATCCGCTCATGGCCGGCATGGTGGGTCTGCAGACCAGCCACCGCTACGGCAACGCCACGATGCTCGCGAGCGACTTCGTGCTCGGCATCGGCAACCGCTGGGCCAACCGCCACACCGGCTCGGTCGAAACCTATACAAAGGGCCGCAAGTTCGTGCACGTGGACATCGAGCCGACGCAGATCGGACGCGTGTTCGAACCGGACTTCGGCATCGTCTCCGACGCCCGGGCCGCGCTCGAACTTTTTGTGCAGGTGGCGCGCGAACGCAAGGCCGCAGGCCACTGGCCGAGCTACGCGAACTGGGCCGGCCGCTGCGCCGAGCGCAAGCGCTCGATGTTGCGCCAGACGCACTTCGCGCAGATCCCGATGAAGCCGCACCGCGTGTACGAAGAGATGAACCAGGTGTTCGGCCGCGACACGGTGTACGTGAGCACCATCGGCCTGTCGCAGATCGCAGGCGCCCAGTTCCTGCACGTCTACGGTCCGCGCCAGTGGATCAACTGCGGCCAGGCCGGCCCGCTGGGCTGGACGCTGCCCGCCGCGCTCGGCGTGGTCGCGGCCGACGCGACCCGGCCGGTGGTCGCGCTCTCGGGCGACTACGACTTCCAGTTCCTGATCGAAGAGCTCGCGGTCGGCGCGCAGTTCCGCCTGCCGTATGTGCACGTGCTGGTGAACAACGCCTACCTCGGCCTGATCCGCCAGAGCCAGCGCGGTTTCGACATGGATTACTGTGTGCAGCTCGCGTTCGAGAACCAGAACATGGACGAGGGCGAGGACGGCTTGCGCGGCTACGGCGTGGACCACGTCGCCGTGGTCGAAGGCCTGGGCTGCAAAGCGTTGCGCGTGACCGACCCCGAGAAGTTGCAGGACGCGTTGCGGCAAGCGCAGCAACTCGCTGCCTTGCACCGCGTGCCGGTGGTGGTGGAATGCATACTGGAACGCGTGACCAACATCGCCATGGGGACCGAGATCGACAAGGTCAACGAGTTCGAAGCCATCGACTGCCGTGCGCCACAAGGCCTCGAAACCGTCGGCCTCCTGGACTGACCGCCAAGCACAAGACAAGGACACGACACCATGCTGCAATTCGCCGCCAACCTCTCCATGCTCTGGAACGAGCTGCCCTTCCTCGACCGTTTTGCCGCCGCCGAGCGCGCGGGCTTCCGGGCCGTGGAGTTTCTGTTTCCCTACGACTTCACGGTCGACGAGATCGCACAGCGCCTGCAGCAGCACCAGTTGCAGCTCGTGCTGCACAACCTGCCCGCGGGCGACTGGGCCGGCGGTGAACGCGGCTTCGCCTCGCTGCCCGGGCGCGAGGACGAATTCCGCGCCGGTGTCGCGCTGGCCTTGCAATACGGCAGCGCCCTGGGCACGCCGAATCTGCACTGCATGGCGGGCATTCCGCCCCAGGGCGTGAGCGTTGCCCAGGCACACGCCACGCTGGTGAGCAACCTGCGCTACGCGGCGGCAGAGGCGAAACGCCACGGCATCCGCTTGCTGCTCGAACCCATCAACGCGTTCGACATGCCGGGCTTTTTCGTGAACCGCCCGCGCCAGGCGATCGCGATCCTGGACGAGGTGGGTTCGGACAATCTCTACCTGCAGTACGACATCTACCACGCGCAGCGCACGGAGGGCGAGCTGGCCAACACCATCCAGGACCTGCTGCCGCGCATTGCGCACATGCAACTGGCCGACACGCCCGGCCGCCACGAACCGGGCACCGGTGAAATCCACTACCGCTACCTGTTCGACCACATCGACGCGCTGGGCTACAGCGGCCACATCGGTTGCGAATACAAGCCGCGCGATCCGAGCCCGGGTGGCACGGACCGAGGCCTGGCCTGGTTGGCCGCGCACGGACAGAGCCTGGAGCTGCAAGGAGAGCCGGCATGACGAACAAGGACGGACTCAAGGTCGGCTTCATCGGCCTGGGCATCATGGGCGCGCCCATGGCGCTGAACCTGCTGAAGGCCGGCCACGCGCTGTTCGTGGCCAGCCGGGGCAAGGTGCCCGAGGTGTTCGCGCAAGAGGGTGCGACCATCTGCACCAACGCCACCGAGGTGGCCCGGCGCGCCGACATCGTCGTGATCATGGTGCCCGACACGCCGCACGTCGACGATGTGCTGTTCGGGGAGAACGGTGTGGCCAAGGGCCTCGCACCGGGCAAGCTGGTGATCGACATGAGCTCGATCAGCCCGATGGCCACCAAGTCCTTCGCCCAGAAGATCCACGCGCTCGGCTGCGACTACCTGGACGCGCCGGTGAGCGGCGGTGAGGTGGGCGCGAAGGCCGCGAGCCTGACCATCATGGTGGGGGGGCCGCAGGCGGCGTTCGACCGCGCCCAGCCTTTGTTCACCGCGATGGGCAAGAACATCACGCTCGTGGGTGGCCACGGCGACGGACAGACCACCAAGGTGGCGAACCAGATCATCGTCGCGCTCAACATCGAGGCGGTGGCCGAGGCGCTGCTGTTTGCGAGCAAGGCGGGGGCGGACCCGGCGAAGGTGCGGGAAGCGCTCATGGGCGGCTTTGCGGCCAGCCGCATTCTGGAGGTGCACGGGGAGCGGATGGTCCGGCGCGCCTTTGCGCCTGGGTTTCGCATCGAGTTGCACCAGAAGGATTTGAATTTGGCTTTGCAGGGGGCTCGGGACTTGGGCGTCGCTTTGCCGCACACGGCGAGTGCGGCGCAGTTGATGCAGAGCTGCGCGGCGCAGGGGATGGCGGGGTTGGATCATTCGGCTTTGTGTCGGGCGCTGGAGTTGATGGCGGGGCATGTGATCGCGGCCGATTCGGTGGCCTGAGGTGTCTTCGCTCTCTTTCTTCTCGGACGCGGTCTTTTCTCTTTCGTGGCGAGCCGGGTCTCGGCCCGGCGGCCGACTCACTTTCTTTGGTCGCCAAAGAAAGTAAGCAAAGAAAGGCGAGCCGAAGACCGGGCCCCTTCGGGGTTCCTTGCGCTGCTCGGTGTGCGGGGAGAAGTTCGCAAACTCGCTTCGCTCAAACACGCGAACTTCTTTTTCCCCGCACCCCTGCGCTGCTCAGCCCGGCCTGACGGCGGAAGGCGGGAGCGGGGTCACCCTCACCCCCGCCCTCTCCCGCACAGCGGGAGAGGGAGCTAACTTCCCCTCCGGCGCGCGTGTCTTGCTCCCTCTCCCGCTGTGCGGGAGAGGGCCGGGGTGAGGGCTCCCACCGCACTAAACTCCACCCCCATGCCGAAAAACACCACCACCCCCAGCCTCAGCGACCCCCGCGCTCTGCTGCGCCACCTGTACGACGTGGCGGTGCAGCGCGCGCTGCCCCTGCACAACACGGCCGCCAGCCTGCCGCCGCCGCCCAAGGGCCGCACGCTGGTGCTGGGCGCGGGCAAGGCCGGTGGCGCGATGGCGCAGGCGGTCGAGGCGCTCTGGCCGGCCGATGCGCCGCTCTCGGGGCTGGTGGTCACGCGCTACCACCACACGCCGCCACGCCCAGCCGGCCTGGCGCAACGCATCGAGGTGGTCGAGGCCTCGCATCCGGTGCCCGACGCGGCCGGCCTGGCCGCCGCGCAACGCATCCTCGCGCTCACCCAGGGCCTGACGGCCGACGATCTGGTGCTCTGCCTCATCTCAGGCGGTGGCTCGGCCTTGCTCACGCTGCCCTGCGAAGGCCTCACGCTCGAAGACAAACAACGCATCAACCGCCAGTTGCTGGAGAGCGGCGCGCACATCGGTGAAATGAACACCGTGCGCAAGCACCTCTCGGCCATCAAGGGTGGGCGCCTGGCCGCAGCCTGCGCGCCCGCGCGCGTGGTCACGCTGACCATCAGCGACGTGCCCGGCGACGACGTGAGCGTGATCGCCAGCGGCCCCACCGTGGCCGACGCGTCCACCTGCGCCGAGGCGCTGGACATCCTGCGCCGCTACGGCATCGACGTGCCACCCGCCGTGCGCGCGCAACTGGAGAGCGGCGCGCTCGAAACCCCCAAGGCCGACGACCCGCGCCTGCAGGGGCATGCGGTGGAGCTCATGGCCACGCCCCAGCAAAGCCTGGAGGCCGCGGCCGACGCCGCGCGCGCCCTGGGCCTGCACGTGGTGGTGCTGAGCGACGAGATCGAAGGCGAGTCGCGCGAGGTCGGCAAGGTGCACGGTGCGCTGGCGCGCTCCACCGCGCTGGGCCGCAGCAGCTTTCCCAGACCCTGCGTCATCTTGAGCGGTGGCGAGACCACGGTCACCGTGCGCCCGCGCGCCGAAGGCCAGGCCAAGGGCCGGGGCGGGCGGGCCGGCGAGTTCTGCCTGGGCCTGGCGCAAGCCCTGGGCGGGCAGGCCGGGGTGTGGGCGCTGGCGGCCGATACCGACGGCATCGACGGCGTAGAGGACAATGCGGGGGCGTTGGTGACGCCCGACACCCTGGCCCGGGCCGGGGCGAAAGGCCTCAAAATCACCGACCACCTGGCCCGCAACGACGCCTACGGTTTCTTCGAACCCCTGGGCGACCTGGTGTTCACCGGGCCCACGCACACCAACGTGAACGACTTCCGGGCCGTGCTGGTGGTGTGACCGCGTTCCGCGCGGCGGCTTTTTGGCCTCCTGCGGAACCTCTTTCAATTTGTTTCTCTTTGTCGAGCCCTAGGGCGTCGGGGAAAGTTCCTTGCGCAGCCATTTCAACCGTTCCGCCCTGGTGCGCCAGCTCACCGGCTGGTTGCCCGCGCCCGAGGAGGCGTCGCGCCAGGACCTGGCCGAACGCCTGGGCGACTGGTTGAACGTGGCCGATGCCATCACCCTGGCCTCGGCCCAGCAGAACCTGCCCAAGCTCGCCACCGCCAGCCGCTTGGAGCGGCCGAAGCCGCCGGGCGATCCCAAGGCCGACCTGGAGCGCGCGCGCGCCACGCTCGCCAAGGCCATCGCCACACCGCCCCAACCGCCCACCGACGCCAGCGACACCGAGTTCGCGCTGCACCACCAGCGCTATCTCGACCACCAGCGCCGCATGGAGATGTCGATCGATGCCCTGCGCGACCACGTGCGCCAGGTGCTGGCGGCGCGCTCGCCCAAGCTGGCGCAGCTCGCCGCCATGGACGCCATGCTCGACCAGATGCTGGGCGGGCGCGAACAGCGCCTGCTGCATGGCGTGCCGGCCATCGTCAAGCTGCGCTTTGCCCAATTGCGCCAGTCGCACCCCGACACTTGGCCCGCGCTGTTCGAACACGACCTGCAGCGCACGCTGCTGGCCGAGCTCGACCTGCGCCTGCAGCCGGTGATGGGCATGGTCGACGCCTTCGGCCAGGAAGAGGCTGGCGCCACCGTTTTGAATTCCATTCCATGAGCCGCAACGCCCAACACCGCATCTTTCTGACCGCCGCCTTCGTCCTCGGCCTGCTGGCCATTCTCTGGGTGGGCTGGGGCTTCGTGGGCACCAGTGCCCTGGCCTTGCTCATGACGGCGTTCATCGCCATCGTGTACCTGGTGGGTGCACACGAGATCCGGCGCTACCGGCAGGCCACCGCCGCGCTCGCGCAGGCCTTGACCCAGGTACCCCAGCCCTTGCAGCGTCTGGACGACTGGCTGGTGCAGGTGCCCGCCGCGATGCAGAACGCGGTGCGCCAGCGCATCGAAGGCGAGCGCGGCGCGCTGCCCGGTCTGGCGCTCACGCCTTACCTGATCGGCCTGCTGGTCATGCTCGGCATGCTCGGCACCTTCCTGGGCATGGTCGTCACCTTCAAGGGCGTGTTGTTCACGCTCGAAGGTTCGGCCGACCTGGAGGCCATCCGCGCCGCGCTGGCCTCGCCCATCAAAGGCCTGGGGCTGGCTTTCGGCACCTCCGTGGTGGGGGTGGCCACCTCGGCGATGCTGGGGCTGATGTCGGCCATTGCCCGGCGCGAACGCGCGCACGCCGTGCGCGAACTCGACGCGCGCATCGCCACGGCGTTGCGGCCCTTCTCGCTGGTGCACCAGCGCCAGGAAACCTTCAGCGCCCTGCAGCAGCAGGCCAGCGCCTTGCCG
The sequence above is a segment of the Hydrogenophaga sp. BPS33 genome. Coding sequences within it:
- a CDS encoding DUF3348 family protein, with protein sequence MRSHFNRSALVRQLTGWLPAPEEASRQDLAERLGDWLNVADAITLASAQQNLPKLATASRLERPKPPGDPKADLERARATLAKAIATPPQPPTDASDTEFALHHQRYLDHQRRMEMSIDALRDHVRQVLAARSPKLAQLAAMDAMLDQMLGGREQRLLHGVPAIVKLRFAQLRQSHPDTWPALFEHDLQRTLLAELDLRLQPVMGMVDAFGQEEAGATVLNSIP
- a CDS encoding 2-hydroxy-3-oxopropionate reductase translates to MTNKDGLKVGFIGLGIMGAPMALNLLKAGHALFVASRGKVPEVFAQEGATICTNATEVARRADIVVIMVPDTPHVDDVLFGENGVAKGLAPGKLVIDMSSISPMATKSFAQKIHALGCDYLDAPVSGGEVGAKAASLTIMVGGPQAAFDRAQPLFTAMGKNITLVGGHGDGQTTKVANQIIVALNIEAVAEALLFASKAGADPAKVREALMGGFAASRILEVHGERMVRRAFAPGFRIELHQKDLNLALQGARDLGVALPHTASAAQLMQSCAAQGMAGLDHSALCRALELMAGHVIAADSVA
- the gcl gene encoding glyoxylate carboligase — its product is MARMTAAQAAICVLEKEGISQAFGVPGAAINPFYAAMRQRGSIAHILARHVEAASHMAEGYTRARAGNIGLCIGTSGPAGTDMITGLYSAQADSIPILCVTGQAPRARLYKEDFQAVDIESIAKPVTKWAVTVREPALVPRVFQQAFHLMRSGRPGPVLIDLPFDVQMAEIEFDPDTYEPLPVYKPAASRKQIEKALDMLAASTKPLIVAGGGILNADAADLLVEFAELTGVPVIPTLMGWGTIPDDHPLMAGMVGLQTSHRYGNATMLASDFVLGIGNRWANRHTGSVETYTKGRKFVHVDIEPTQIGRVFEPDFGIVSDARAALELFVQVARERKAAGHWPSYANWAGRCAERKRSMLRQTHFAQIPMKPHRVYEEMNQVFGRDTVYVSTIGLSQIAGAQFLHVYGPRQWINCGQAGPLGWTLPAALGVVAADATRPVVALSGDYDFQFLIEELAVGAQFRLPYVHVLVNNAYLGLIRQSQRGFDMDYCVQLAFENQNMDEGEDGLRGYGVDHVAVVEGLGCKALRVTDPEKLQDALRQAQQLAALHRVPVVVECILERVTNIAMGTEIDKVNEFEAIDCRAPQGLETVGLLD
- a CDS encoding glycerate kinase type-2 family protein codes for the protein MPKNTTTPSLSDPRALLRHLYDVAVQRALPLHNTAASLPPPPKGRTLVLGAGKAGGAMAQAVEALWPADAPLSGLVVTRYHHTPPRPAGLAQRIEVVEASHPVPDAAGLAAAQRILALTQGLTADDLVLCLISGGGSALLTLPCEGLTLEDKQRINRQLLESGAHIGEMNTVRKHLSAIKGGRLAAACAPARVVTLTISDVPGDDVSVIASGPTVADASTCAEALDILRRYGIDVPPAVRAQLESGALETPKADDPRLQGHAVELMATPQQSLEAAADAARALGLHVVVLSDEIEGESREVGKVHGALARSTALGRSSFPRPCVILSGGETTVTVRPRAEGQAKGRGGRAGEFCLGLAQALGGQAGVWALAADTDGIDGVEDNAGALVTPDTLARAGAKGLKITDHLARNDAYGFFEPLGDLVFTGPTHTNVNDFRAVLVV
- the hyi gene encoding hydroxypyruvate isomerase; amino-acid sequence: MLQFAANLSMLWNELPFLDRFAAAERAGFRAVEFLFPYDFTVDEIAQRLQQHQLQLVLHNLPAGDWAGGERGFASLPGREDEFRAGVALALQYGSALGTPNLHCMAGIPPQGVSVAQAHATLVSNLRYAAAEAKRHGIRLLLEPINAFDMPGFFVNRPRQAIAILDEVGSDNLYLQYDIYHAQRTEGELANTIQDLLPRIAHMQLADTPGRHEPGTGEIHYRYLFDHIDALGYSGHIGCEYKPRDPSPGGTDRGLAWLAAHGQSLELQGEPA